A region of Oscillatoria sp. FACHB-1406 DNA encodes the following proteins:
- a CDS encoding cation:proton antiporter has translation MEQFQQQLGAIIPDTPLVSFTILILVSLFVPPIFEKIKLPGLVGLLVAGVILGPNILALLEHEDDTIELLSDAGKIYLMFVAGLEIDLDDFRKKRDRSLTFGVATFIVPMIAGIIVGRVFGFSWNTAVLIGSLLASHTLLGYPIVNRLGVVRNEAVTATIGATIFTDISALLVLAICVSIHRGNFTPASLAIQLISLAVYAAIVLFGIEWAGREYFRRTGDEESNQFLFVLAAVFIASVGAQMIQIEKIVGAFLAGLAINGVVGNGPVKEKVEFVGSALFIPFFFIGMGLLLDIPTFISTITSTTGLGLTFAIVLGLIGSKFIAALVPKFIYRYSWDEAITMWSLSMPQVAATLAAALVAYQATNKEGETLISKGVFNTVIVMMLVTSILGPVITARFAKKLSVPESASDWGEMNLLPEGEAEATATTIQRSKLASLASHVVVPIYNPKTQRDLIEMGAMLVRQEAGELIPLSVVRAHVHMDEPQLNDALVESQQRLKSSQEIAEEFGVSVKPMMRIDDDVTNGISRAARECNASLVVMGWSRTRLRSRLFGTIIDRVFWASHCPVAVVRLLEEPKNIRRVLVPIQNLSSSSIRVLRFAQLFARTNQATVTLLRVRNNSKSREPLESFEAKLKQAFASVDSEVHMEVKSIAGDNVAQSILTEVQDFDLVVLHSRRRRTVAGLAVSDVTTEVIKKLNGSMVIFGEPHS, from the coding sequence ATGGAACAATTTCAACAACAACTGGGAGCTATCATTCCCGATACTCCTCTTGTTTCCTTCACCATTCTAATTCTCGTTTCGCTGTTTGTTCCGCCCATTTTTGAAAAAATCAAGCTACCCGGCTTGGTTGGGTTGCTCGTGGCTGGCGTAATTTTAGGCCCCAATATCCTAGCATTGCTAGAACATGAAGATGACACGATCGAACTGCTCTCCGATGCCGGTAAAATTTATCTCATGTTTGTTGCGGGTTTGGAAATAGACCTCGATGACTTTCGCAAAAAAAGAGATAGATCGCTCACTTTTGGAGTGGCAACTTTTATTGTACCAATGATAGCCGGTATTATTGTCGGTCGAGTATTTGGCTTCAGTTGGAATACTGCGGTACTCATCGGCTCCTTACTCGCCTCCCATACGCTACTCGGATATCCGATTGTAAATCGCTTGGGAGTCGTCCGCAACGAAGCGGTTACGGCAACGATTGGTGCAACCATTTTTACCGACATTTCCGCCCTTTTAGTTTTAGCGATTTGCGTCTCTATTCATCGCGGTAACTTTACACCGGCGAGCCTTGCTATTCAGCTAATTTCTTTAGCTGTGTATGCCGCGATCGTTTTATTTGGAATTGAATGGGCAGGTCGGGAATATTTTCGCCGCACGGGAGATGAAGAAAGCAATCAATTTTTGTTTGTTTTGGCGGCTGTGTTTATTGCCTCAGTAGGCGCACAGATGATTCAAATCGAAAAGATTGTTGGTGCATTTTTAGCAGGACTAGCGATTAATGGAGTAGTCGGGAATGGCCCGGTTAAAGAGAAAGTTGAGTTTGTCGGTAGCGCTCTATTTATTCCTTTCTTCTTTATTGGAATGGGCTTGTTATTAGACATCCCTACTTTTATCAGCACGATTACTTCGACGACAGGCTTAGGGTTAACTTTCGCCATTGTTTTAGGATTAATTGGAAGTAAGTTTATCGCCGCTTTAGTTCCTAAGTTTATTTATCGCTATAGCTGGGACGAAGCCATAACGATGTGGTCGCTTTCTATGCCCCAGGTTGCCGCAACTTTAGCCGCCGCCTTAGTCGCTTATCAAGCGACGAATAAGGAAGGAGAAACGCTGATTTCTAAGGGCGTTTTTAATACTGTCATCGTGATGATGTTGGTGACATCAATTCTCGGCCCTGTGATTACTGCACGATTTGCTAAAAAACTGTCAGTCCCTGAATCTGCGAGCGATTGGGGGGAAATGAATTTACTCCCCGAAGGTGAAGCAGAGGCGACAGCAACCACAATCCAGAGGAGTAAATTAGCGTCCCTTGCCTCTCACGTTGTCGTCCCAATTTATAACCCTAAAACGCAACGAGATTTGATTGAAATGGGAGCTATGCTCGTTCGTCAGGAAGCAGGCGAATTGATTCCACTGTCTGTGGTGCGAGCGCACGTTCATATGGACGAACCGCAGCTAAATGATGCGCTTGTGGAGAGTCAACAAAGACTGAAGAGTTCGCAAGAAATTGCGGAAGAATTTGGGGTTTCCGTGAAACCGATGATGCGCATTGATGATGATGTGACCAATGGAATCAGTCGCGCGGCGCGAGAGTGTAATGCAAGTTTAGTGGTAATGGGATGGAGTCGCACGCGGTTGCGATCGCGCTTATTTGGAACGATAATCGATCGCGTCTTTTGGGCTTCTCATTGTCCGGTTGCCGTGGTGCGCTTGCTTGAGGAACCCAAAAATATTCGTCGCGTCTTAGTACCCATTCAAAATTTAAGCTCCAGTTCGATACGAGTGCTGCGCTTCGCTCAACTGTTTGCGCGAACCAATCAAGCGACGGTAACGCTCTTGCGCGTTCGCAATAACAGTAAGTCCCGCGAGCCGTTGGAGTCGTTTGAAGCGAAACTCAAGCAAGCCTTTGCTTCTGTTGATTCAGAAGTTCACATGGAGGTGAAAAGCATTGCTGGCGATAATGTGGCGCAAAGCATCCTAACAGAAGTTCAGGATTTTGATTTAGTTGTTTTGCATTCGCGCCGCCGTCGGACTGTTGCGGGATTAGCTGTTAGCGATGTCACCACCGAAGTGATTAAAAAGTTGAACGGTTCGATGGTTATTTTTGGGGAACCCCATTCGTGA